The nucleotide sequence CGTCACGCGCCTCTGGCGCCTCGCGGCGGACGCGCGGGTGACCACGTATCCCATGTTCCGGGACCGCGGGAAATCGTGGGACGTGTGGCGCGCCGTGAACCACTGCCTGGAAGCGGTGCCCAAAGAGGGCGCCGTCCTCGACGTCGGGGCGTGGCAGTCCGAGGTGCTGTGGGCGCTTCGGCGCGCCGGCTACGGCAACCTCGCAGGCTGCGACACCGGCCCGCGCGTTCGCCGGATGCCGGGCGCGGGGACGATCGAGTACGTAGCGGAGGATTTCTTCGCGCTCGACCGGCCGGAGCACTCGCTCACCGCGCTCACCTGCCTGTCCGCGATCGAGCACGGCATGGACGCCGAGGCGTTCTTCACCCGCGCGGCCCGGCTGCTCGGCCCCGGTGGCAGGCTCCTGCTCACCACCGACTACTGGCCAACACCCATCCATACCGAAGGCCTCTCCGCCTTCGGCCGTCCGTGGACGATCGCCTCACGCGGTACCGTCGAGGCGTGGATCGCCTTCGCCGGGAAGCTCGGGCTCGAGCCGGACGGCCCCGTGTCGCTCGAGGCCGGCGACGCCCCCATCCGGTGGAACCGCGGCAACTACACATTCCTATGGCTGGCGCTGGCGAAGCGCGACTAGGCGTCGCCTGCCTCTCCGTCTCCGCGGCCCTCGGCGGATCGGAGTGGGTGCTTTTCGACTTCGCCTCCCGCGCGCGGGCGCACGGCATCGAGCCGCTGGTCGTGCTGCCCAAGCCCGGCCCGCTCGGCGATGCGCTCAAACAGGCGGGCGTCCCCGTCACTGTGGCGGCGGCGCCGGCCGACTTCCTCGAGCTGTCGCAGCGCGCCGCACTCTCGGCTGAGGGCATCCTGCGCTTCGGTCGCGGGGTGTGGCGATGGTCGCGCGCGATCGGCGCGGAACTGGACCGGCTCTCCACGCTCCCAGCCGGCCGCCCCACCGTCCTCTACTCGAACGGCTTTAAGG is from Gemmatimonadales bacterium and encodes:
- a CDS encoding methyltransferase domain-containing protein, whose translation is VTRLWRLAADARVTTYPMFRDRGKSWDVWRAVNHCLEAVPKEGAVLDVGAWQSEVLWALRRAGYGNLAGCDTGPRVRRMPGAGTIEYVAEDFFALDRPEHSLTALTCLSAIEHGMDAEAFFTRAARLLGPGGRLLLTTDYWPTPIHTEGLSAFGRPWTIASRGTVEAWIAFAGKLGLEPDGPVSLEAGDAPIRWNRGNYTFLWLALAKRD